The nucleotide window TGTGTGTTCCTCTTTTACTCTGCACATCATTtaatccttctctccatctctccttcctttctacccggctttctctctcctcctctttctctctcctcctccctctttctcatcccccttttttccctctcttcctctctcaccaccgtccctccctccccctttctcctccattccctcatcttccctccttcaatgcctccctcccctcctctccccctctccctgccctccagtgCATCAGACACATCGCCCGGCTGCTCCTAGACCAGCCTGGACTGCAGCTCTCCTCCCTCAAGCTCATGACGGAAAGTGGAGATGAGCAGCTGCTGCAGCTGACCCTGGATCAGATCCACAGCATCTCAGAGGTAGGCACGCAGTGACTGACTGTAGCTCCTGGCTGATTCTAGGTCCGATCATAACGCCGCTACACAAGAATCGCTTCGTTGACCTCTACACCATCAGGTCAATGACACGTGACCAACTTCCCTCGCCAAAGCTGTTCTCAGATGGAGTGTGGCTGTTAGGTTCCGTACACCCCAGTAGACCATTTAGACTGGTCTCCGATCGGTATCAGTGTTGAAGCAGTCTACTCTACACCCAGTAGCCTTGCTGCTGTTCCCAGATCAGATAAGCAGAGTCTCCGTTAAGCGAGTGCTCTAGTTAATGAGGCCTAAGACCTCTTATCTCGCCATACGATCCTTTTATCgctgagaaaaagaaagaaagtgtggtgtgtgtgtgtgtgcgtgcgtgtgtgtgtggctgtatgaAGGAAGCGATACCGGTACGGCAGACCACACAGGCAGCGGAGAAGAGGAAGCGAAAGGGTTAACATTGTCCGAATGAATCTTGCGTTGTTTTGCCATGAGTGTGTAAGTAGCGCTTGACCATAGCTGTGTTTAAATGCCTGCGATAGGCCTGACGTGTGTCCGTGTGAGTCGAGCACTCCAGACCCGGGCTTGTGTGACGGTTGAACGTGTCCCAGTGTTACCGAGAGCCTGGCTCAGACCGCGTTAACATATGTCAATGATTCACCTGTAGCGGATGCGTGCCGTCTCTCGACGCCCAGGCCTGCCTTTCGGGATCCCCCTCAGCAGCTCCGGGGTGAGGGCGTGCTCGTCCGCTAGGACGGCACGGTCATCCCCTCCGAATATCACCCGACGGGGAACGTTCAGCCATTCACCCTGTTCTGTGAAAGTTCTGTGAAATGTGCTGGCCacgcagggttagggttttggTGGCCGGTAGAGTCTTCTGTTATTAGCTCGTGCTTTTAGCAGCCTGTTATGCTGTCTCAGGGACAGGGGTGTTTTGGGATATTCTAACCCTTTTTGTGTCCAGCTTTTCTGGGCAGAAGGATGCTCAGTCTGTAGGACTGTGTAGATGGGCATGGATCTGAGGGAAGCTGTGAGGTGATGGAGCCGGCTCCCCGTCTGGCTAAAAGTAGACTGCACCATAATGCTTCCACCAGTCCTGTAGAACGCCCCTGCAAAGACCCGGAGATAACTTCAGCCAACTCCTACACGGTTTGCAGTGCGTACTGTTACGTGCGAATCCtctttgaaatgtttttttttttcccccaagcCTCAGTGTCAGCGACAgtaccctacccccccccccccccccggcgccAACatccttcctgtgtgtctgatatCACACTTGTGCGCTGGTTGTttttccacacctccctccaacACCATAGATAACATGCTATTACCTCCCCATTGGCAGTGAAGATTAGGCTTCAATTAAAACTGCCGATAGGAAACAGTTCATAATAGAAAAGGCAGCAACGAGGAAAAAGGTCATGTGTTTGATTGCATTATAATGGCTTTGTGTGCTGGTGGAGCTTCCCCCATTCATTGTGATTGGGAAGATTATTTTGCGTGCGGTTCCTTATTgcttgagaaggagggagggattgttttttttttggtcctcTCTTCTTTCATTTTCTCCATTTTGAATTTCCTTGactcaaccccccaccccaccctactCTCTtaaaatctctctctttctctcaacacacgtccacacaacGCGCACGCTCCCTCGGTGAAGATGTATGGGCCTGCATGAGGATGTGGAGAGCGCTGGAGCAGGGGCCGAGGGGTTAACATCAGCATGACTAATAGCATGCTGAGATAAGGTGGAGATAAGAGCTTCTCCGGCAGAATGAATGGGCTGTCGGGCCCTGGcacgacaggcacacacacacacacacaggcactctcaCATACGACACACGCTCTCCTATatggtacccacacacacaatcgcatCTGTTTTCCCCAATGCGACgatgcaccctcacacacacaaacacgcacacacttgctAAAGGAAACACCTGGAGCGTGTTAGAGATCCTCCTAATCCATGCATATTGAtaaggggtgagggaggtggtgaggggggggggagggaggatctgTTTTCataccttctctccctctttgtttccgtctctctctctctctctcatccatttTCATTGAGATCATGCCATGACCTAAGATCATGCCATGACCTATCAGTACACCTCTCCTaccttttttaaatacaatgtacattgtaaatgccttatTCCTGTCAGtctttctccctatctctctttctctttaaggTTATTTCTatttcgctctctcttccttgcaatctctctctctcttcccttttcaTATTTCCTTCTGTCTACTCCCTATTCCTTTCGCACTGTTTTGATTTCCCTCGTTTTTGCCTTTCCTCGCTCTCTTTCATTGCTAATCACGAACCAAGCATGTATACTGTACaacatgtgtgtttatggggctgtgtgtgtggggtgagtgtgcatgtgtgtgtgtgtttacgggcCTGTGTGTTTCCCAGGCTTCATTGTTCCATCTCCTCCGGGCCTGTCACTTCTAATAGTGCTGCCGTGCGTCCTGCCTGCTAGGGACTGTGCTGCTGTGTCAACACCAAAGCCCACAGAGTCCAGGGGAGGAAAGAtgctgaagaaggagggagggcttAGTGAGTGTTGTCTGGAATTCCAAAGAAGCGGTACGATTTCAACGATAGAGGAACGCTTGAGCATGCATAATGCATCAGTTGACGGCACGCGTGCGGTAATTCCAATTAGGCGTGCGGCAGGGTttaagaaagaggggaggagagagagagagagagagagagagagagagagagagagagagagagagagagagagagagagagagagagagagagagagagagagagagagagagagagagagagagagagagagagagagagagagagagagagagagagagagagagagagagagagagagagagagagagagagagagagagagagagagagagagggataagggGAGTGTTAGAGTGTAAGGTTGTGAATAGCTAATTATGGGCTATTTACCACCCTGATCAGGCAATGTTTAGGAGTGCTAAGTAGACCCTGTAAAACTGCAAGGACCCCTTCAAGCTGTTGGGAAGGAGTGgtgaggaaagaaggaaggggaggaggggaggggaggaggcagtacagaggggagtgagggggagacagtTGACTGCACTGTTGTCATGTAGTGATGAGGGTTCATTAACTCAGAGtgggcgtgtgtatgtgtgtgtatgtgtgtgtatttgtaaacACAGCAAACAGACGAGACATCTCCTGTCTTCGCCTGGCTGGGCGAGGCAGATATTGTTTGATCATTCAAAGAGGACTTTGGAGGGATTTGGACCAGCTGAAacatgcacgcacgcgcacacacacacaacaatagacacccacacacgttTGGTTTGCCTCTTAACACAGTACCcttgggacaggagaggacatggATCTGTAGTCAGGCTGTGTTTtctggggaaagggggggggggggtgagagatggatggatggaggaaaggaaagagatgAGGCCGAGAATGAGGTTTACCTAAgaatcccaaacacacacaggcagagaagTGCGAGGTGAGCATGAGAGTTGGTGTGATTAGATCGTGCTGACTGGTGTGTGAGACCTGATATTGAGATggaagccctctccagacagacatgGTCGTCTGGTACACAGCCACAGGCCTGAGGAAGGACTGTATTGAGGATTCATCTGTACATCTCCAGCCAAACGATACAACTCACCTTCCTggtaaagaaacaaaaaaaaaacggagaAAAGCCTATTTCctatcccctctccatctcggTGTTATCAGTATTCTTCTCCGtactttcatccctccctccctctctacctctgtcttatTTTGACATCTGTTTTCAGCTGGCTGTCACTCTGTCTGACTCTAAGACTGAAATCTACAGCCTCCACTGACACGGTCAAGCAGGAATTCTCATAGCAACCAGTCAGCCTtcaagctttgtgtgtgtgtgtgtacacgcttATTCGTCTAAACTGATTGCTTGCATCTATCTAACTggatgaatggtgtgtgtgtgtgtgtgtggggggggggggggggtgagtgagtgtgtaaggCTGGTCAgagttttctccatctctctaagaCAGTGGCATGTGAGCTGGGATCAGGTGACAGAATTGCATAACCTGCCATTCCATCTGCATATCCACAATTCCAGTGACGcgtctatctctctcgctctctctctttctcttgttccctctcgttctcttgtCTTGCTCTCGCTCGCTTTCTGTTTCTTTccgcctctgtctccctctctttctctcaccttaCCCTTCCCACTTCCCCTCTTCTAAATGTCGTTCTCTCTATAAATACatcttcctctccccacctcattctctcttttttcatctctttctctacaCCTGCACAGCCACCCCCCTTtcatctctcctcagttttctcTTTTCACCTATCCTCACTTCTTttcacctctctccatctcatctcttgccctcccgctctctctctctgtgtgtctcggtgtccctctctccctgtaccTTCCTGGTTTCTGCATGGCACATACAGCACAAAATCTCATTACTACTCAAGCATGACACGCCTGTTTCACCACTTGCTCATGTCTCACCTCTCTGGTGCACGCGCACGCTCTTCAGTGTACACATATAGCACGTGCACGTGCACCGactcccctcctacctccagaGGATGTTTTAATGCTCATTACTCCAGTTCCCCGGAACAGAGGAACAGAGATCTTGTAGCTGTGCAGGAacggagagagactgaggaatCTAGAAAGAGAAGAACCCTTGACTCCAGCTCGACTCCAAACACAACCAGACTCCCTCTGCCCCACATGCACTGCAGCCCGACACAAACTCAACATTTATAATTGATATCTCTCTCCCATGAAAATATCccgggagggagagtgaagtggtgggagagagggagagaaaggctgAAAAGGAGGGAATAATTGTGTGAGATCGAGAGAGGTGAAGTGGCTTAGAAGaacgagggagaaagagagaatgaagcAGCCCGAGAggagcctgtgcgtgtgtgcgcgcacgcgtGTACGAGTGTGGAACAGTGGGTCCTGAGGGGAAATCTGAGGACACCAAGGTCACAGAACAGGATGTGACCTCACGCTGGCCCCATCAGGGACCCATCAACCCTGTCACCCTCGGACTGCAGACGCTCCCGAgcgcaccacacacaccgcagaAACTCGACACAACACGACgagcacacgcgcacgcacactacAAACACGccgcagacaaacacaccaccCGCACACCCAACCGTGCGCGTGTAACCAGgtcgcctcctctccccctcaggtgAACGCCTCGTGCTGTGACTCGgagcttctctccctcctgctggaCGGAGGGCTCCTGGTGGGCTGCGTGTCCTCAGCCCTCTACCCCGCCCTCAGCACCCACCTGCTCTCCAACCAccaggaggggggctgggacgTCGAGCAAGCCGCCGCCAAGCTCCTCCAGGCTGGCCACAAGGCTCAGGCCGGCTCCCTGCTCCTGGCGCACCGTGGGACTCACCAGGGCCAGTTCACCTTCAACACTGCCCTGGCGGTCCTGCACAAGTGGTTCTGAGGGCACCTGGGACTGGACTCTGGCTCTGACGTGCACCTACTGGATGCTACAGTGGGAGCAGTCTGAAGATTTCTTGGTTTGGTGCGGAAGTTACATAATTCTCCCGGCCGTATCTGTGTttgccagtacacacacacacacactctctctctcacacacaaaagcacggTTCAGCAGCTGCTGCTGTCTTTAACTAATCAgtaattatgtgtgtgttgttctgtgaCTAGCTCCCTTATTAGGACATTGTCATTTAACGCTGCCTCTCTTCCTTTGGTTTTCTCTAAATGATCAGTTCATTATTTTCTTATAAACAAATTGGCCCTAAAGCAACCACATGCTGGGCGCCCAATTTGCATGAATCCAAGCGTGTGCACTAACTCCAGTGACGTAGTTGCACCCTAAtgaagtgtgtgtagtgtgtgtgtgattggtggTAGTTAACAACAGTTTTAGCTTCTTTAGAGCTGGGCTCCTCCCCATGTTCTAAGACCAATGAAGATTCTATGTATGTCCTCAGTCAATCAAATAAAAACCAATTCATTAAACTGAACAACTGGTGGTTGGTGTGTTTGGCGTTTCTTCATTCCCAGACAGGAAACCCACCAGGGGACTGACTTCCATTCTTTTATGTCTACCTCTGTTGGTGTTCTGTTGAAATTGATGGTTTTTTGCTTCTTCAATGATTGTGTGAAAGTTTTCAACGTGGGCTTAAGGCAAGGGATTCGGATGTGGACTTTTCTGAAGCTATTTTTACTTAAATGGTTTGTGTAAAAACGATTGTGACTTCATTTTAATTTGCCGTTATTTGGAGCCTGGCTCTTTGTGGCAGTAGAGTGCCCATTGTTATCCAAGCTTCAATTCTTTCCAGAAAGAATGCTTTTACAAGTGTTTCTTTAGAAATGTTAAAAGTTCACAAGAGCAATTAAAGCAGCCAAGTGATGGAATTAAGTTTGAGCCCAAAATTCTCTAAAGGCCTTTCTGTCTTGTTATTAATGTGTGTCTGTCGATGGGAGCAGGGAACCATTAGGAGCAACTTGGTAttggaggtgtgtgcgtgtgtgtgtgtgtgtgtgtgtgtgtgtgtgtgtgtgtgtgtgtgcgtgcgtgcgcgcgtgcgtgcgcgcgtgcgcgcgcgtgtgcgtgttcaATAAACAAACTCGGTGGCCTCAGGAGTGTGTGGGTCAACTCCACTAATCAAGACAGGTCACCCCAACGCGCCAGAGAGAATGAACCGCTAATCCactgtgtctctgtttctcccctcctttctctctctcccccttccctcacatgtggttctctctctctcttttcaaccCAAGCCAAAGGTCTGCTTTGATTGCAGACTCATTTCAGAagtggcaaacacacacatgcacgcacac belongs to Osmerus eperlanus chromosome 8, fOsmEpe2.1, whole genome shotgun sequence and includes:
- the LOC134025328 gene encoding NBAS subunit of NRZ tethering complex-like, encoding MEDIEEEEKRYTLFLELLEAARKWEEFQLLMLLLQAWPPMTKEEVAETERNPWVVWTSALLSHCQGSEVQLDLGVEVTAMCRSLYPTKHKLPAQCIRHIARLLLDQPGLQLSSLKLMTESGDEQLLQLTLDQIHSISEVNASCCDSELLSLLLDGGLLVGCVSSALYPALSTHLLSNHQEGGWDVEQAAAKLLQAGHKAQAGSLLLAHRGTHQGQFTFNTALAVLHKWF